gtcaaatgcaccgaacaacacagccaggacaagtTGCCCCCAGTTAcatttacaggaattgtttaatagattataggcaactatttgttagctCGTAACATGGCGCTGACTTTAAGATAAAACATGtggaatttaccacgacatttgaggagaaaaggtgtgttgggaagcactctgccaaatgatgattatttgcatttaaagcaggggtgtcaaaccggttccatggagggctgagtgtctgcaggtctttgggttttcctttaaattggttcccaggtcagacctgaacaaccaggtgggggtagaaattaaccaattagtgaactaattaatcaatcaggtacaaggtgagagcgaaaacctgcagacactcggccctccgtggaaccggtttgacacctgtgatttAAAGCAAGCCACATCAACTCCCTACATACAGGttggccatgtgattctgcttgttgcatctctgaaaattgtgttcattggttatcagtggctgctgacgtcattcACTTTAAACTTAGAGGGCAGGTTTATAAtgacagtttatttctttcatttgcgttttgaaaatccatcactggtggccataaaaATCGCAGGTTACTTTCgcgcgggtaaatcttatttctatgcggttgttcacgattgcaaacgtgcattcgcgtgccggggcttactgcaacattttgacaatattGGTTAATTgtgagcaaatcatcagactactgcagatttagttgaTACGCGTAAAGCTacatcttaatttttatatacaacaatgtcaataccatttgagtaattgccatttatttttaaacaatgttttgaagcaattaaaaacatgaataaaacacaacagaacaggcttaagtgTCCTaacattttgggttatgttcaggtaaaaagtcagattctggaagatcgaggtttaTTAGATTAATTGGAATATCTCACAGAcctttagcatgtaatgtagagaGAGCcccatattgaagtaaaaagcaatggattagaaacccatttccaaactgtagcctacacaacccataaggtaaaatgtgaattctgtttttggccagctatgtaaactctaaaattcattgatcccgcaaaaggtgttcagttttataggctattcctatttgttttccaatgcctcttactatgaaagtaatcagattactttactgagtttgagtaatcaaaaagttatgttactgattactaaagtggacaggtaactttaaaaaaaagtaaccTACCATACCAAGCATGTTACTGTTTAGCCTGAGCTATATGTGAGCATAGATTAGCGAGCGGGAAACATTTTTGAGCGCCCAGAGTGGCAAGAATAGTAGGTGGTTTTTCCCAAGGCTCCTCTATTGTGACATTGCTTAGACTACTCTGTTACCCGCTCTCCACAAATAACTAAAATAAGTTATTAAGCAGTTGTAGGGAGACGATACAATGCCGTATTACTCATGTGAAGGTTAAGCAGACGGGAATTGTAGCCACAGTAGCATTAGGTTCTCCCCAAACAATGTGGCCTCTGGAGATAATAAATGCCGGCCAAAGGAAATTACTGCCAATTTCTTATGTAGAATCTAACGTGATGGGCAAACCAAACTCcagaatgtatttattgttttgcaAAAAGGCAACCTTTTCCACTGCCAAGCCACCCTAGGGAAAATGACCATCCTAATCCTCAACTATGGCAACATAGAGAGGCTTGGCGCTGATATCAGAAAGTTATGCTAAATATAATGAACCACACTGCCATACGCGTCCCCTTGTCAACATTTGTCACTGTGACACTCAGGTTAACTTGCCTATTCTGTACACACACCACCCTTATTACTGTTTAGGTAAATAGCCCTTCTACCATACCTCACTCCTTCATTAACATCTGCTACTCCAGTTACCTACGCCTTGGTAGCTATCTCATTGGTCACTATTGCAGTGCTCTTTGCGCCAGCTGTCTCAGAAAGACACTCAATTAACTTGGAATGAGTATTTAATATGGACCTGCTCCTACTTATCTCTCTGAATTGTTCCTGCAGGACATACCTCTTCATACAACCACGGTCACAAGACGCAGGCCtcaggtttcaaggtttatttgtcaaatgcaccgaagacagtgtcatcctgcacagtAAAACTCATGTGACACggcacccgacaactatgtagtgagagttaaggaGAAGAGTGTATAAGCAAAAATGTAGCTAGActgaaaataataagaaaacaaagcaataatatacataacactgtacactagcagcagttaaaaaagagtactgtaaactagcagcattCTGGGTAGTAAACAGCTCCGgcagaaattaagagaccactgcaccttttttctttcctttccaaaaaagtcaaaaaggaaggttttgagtgaggaacagaagggttaaaattaagagaccactgcaaattgaacgcttctgttcctcactcaaaactttccttttaaaaaggtgcagtggtctcttccttttttctggagctgtggcagcaatctgggtagtattattgaacattaagTTATGGCAAGTATGCCACTactgtaatatacataacagtgtaataGCAGcaagttattgaatattatagatacatatgagtgtcaTAAACATGAATTCTGGCATAGGACACTaaaactatgtagtgagaatataagaaacatttacacacagcaacaatatagcaagaggataaagcaataatTTACATGACACTGCACATAGCAGAAGTTTAAAAagtgtactgtaaactagcagcaatattggtagtagtattgaatataaTAGATATGGCAAGAATATACATACAAAAGTAAACTAGCATccattttgaaagagtaggatggggagtatgaacagatTGATAGAAGCATTGAGTATTCTAGATACAAAttagtgtaatatgcttatgaatggtactgtacatgcgaaggaatattctaatgaaaggacatcagagcatatacaaaatgtgtttgtgatcagtatgatcatgtttcagtgttgctggttgaggagccttatagCCTGAGGGAAAAATACTGTTTTTGTGTCTGGAAGTGCATGGCCTGATGCTCCAGTAGAGTcaccagacagcagcagtgtgaacaaaccatagcctgggtggctgtagtctttgatgttcCGTGTTTTCCTCAGGCGCCGTGTATGGTTGCATGGAAATATTGTctgttttgggttgttttttttggtggggCTTGTGTATTGTTTTGACCATGAGGCACACTAAAACTGAGAATGAGTTCATATAAAAGCTGTAACGTCCTGATCTACTGTCTAGCCCGGTTCCCTACCGCACATCTATTGGGCCACTACCGGCTACTAGCTGTGATTGTTTCTCTTCCCCGGATTATTTCATTGGTAGAGGTGTGTTCCATCAATTCACTTCGATTTGAAACAATGGCAAATACAAAAAAGTGTATGGAACTATTTCTTGCCTGTCCTGCCCGAGGCCACCTGCCAGAGGCCACAGTGTTTTATTCCCTAGTTTTATGCTGCGATTGTCAGGGTTTTGGACATACAATGGGGCCCCTAGTGGCCAAAGATATCTCTTTTTGGTTTTCAGTCTTTGTCATTATGTCCTATTGTtgtcacctgtgccttgttgcatgtttgtgtatgtaagtCACCCTTCTCCTGAGCAATTTGCTCAGTGTTTCCAGTGCCATGACCAAGTCTAGGTCTATCCTTTGCTGTGCCTCATCTGGATTCTATAGCTACCTTGTGAAACTGGTAtggttcttttgttttttcttgacTTTGAGCTTTGACATTTTTGAACATTTTTGGAGTTTGGACATTCCTTTTCatccaataaaatatttgcagacATTGCACAGAACTGTCATCTGGTTTTCTGCATTTGGGTTCACCATTTTGATCTGTTCCAGTTCTCACACTGGTTCTAACCCTGTGTTTCTGACAGCGATAGTTTGTGTCAGGGGACTAGAGTCAGCCTGAATTCAATGCTCAGGTATCCTTTGGAAAGAATGCTCCCTCTAATTTCTTTGGTGTCTTGTTGACCTGAGACATTGTACCACACCTTATGGGCTGGCAACTCCTGGCGgttcctgtccaaagtccaAATCTAACTTCTATCTGACGGTTTCTGCGGCATTTATTGACCCGCAAGTCACCCGAACTTacacaaataacaataataataataaattgtatttctAGGCGCCTTTCTGAGCACTCAAGGTCACCATACAAAACAcaattaacaataaaaataaaaacaaacagaacattgCTAAAAGTAGATGAATAGTGATCCTGGACATTGGTACACTGAGGGAAAacagtatttgatcccctgctgattttgtaaatttgacCACTGACAATGAAATGATCagcctataattttaatggcaggtttatttgaacagtgagagacagaataacaacagaaaaatctaatacttttcactcattaaaatgcaaatcaattcataacatttttgacttgcgttttctggattttattgttgttattctgtctctcactgttcatataaatctaccattaaaattatagatggataatttctttgtcagtgggcaaatgtacaaaatcagcaggggatcaaataattttttcactcACTATACCAGTGTGAAAAGATGAGTTTTCAGAAgggttttgaaaatggaaagcgAGTTGATGTTACGGATGTCTGCTGGAAGAGAATTCCAGAGGCGAGGGGCAGAGCAGCTAAAGGCTCTAACCCCATAGTGGTCAAATGggcaggaggtacagtgaggtgaatagaagaagacctgagagtatgggtgggtatgttgatatgaagtAGGTCAGTGAGGTACAGAGGAGCGAGGTTGTGAATGGTCTTGAAGGTGAGGAGCAGaatcttaaaatcaatgcaGTATTTTACTGGGATCCAATGTAGCTGCTGAAGAACAGGAGTGATGTAGAAGATGTTCTGGTGATGATACGAGCGGCAGAGTTCTGAACCAAGTTTTTCTATAAGTTTGAGAGGAAGACCGAATAGAAGAGAGTTACAGTAATCGATACGGGATGTAACCAGGGTGTGAATGGCTGTACTAGTGGGTGTGAGAGACGGACTGAGACGATTGATGTTATGTAAATGGAAGTATGCAGACCGGGTCACATTATTAATGTGAGCTTGAAATGAAAGTGTGCTGTCGAGGATGACACCCAGACTCTTGacctgaggggagggagaaactgAGGAGTTATCAATGGAAAGCGAGAAACAGTCATGTTTTGTCAGagtggatttggtgccaatgaggAGAACCTCCGTTTTGTCATTGTTAAGTTTGAGGAATATGCAGCAAAACCAGGATTTGATTTCCGTTAGGCAatcagagagggaggtgggctggagggtgtgatggtaattccgtcaatcgacactcttaaaggagtaagaaacagagacaaagttctcttggcacattctaacaattttattaactattatgcaaatatgagcgACGCGTCAACTGcttacacacataatcgtctgaggagtctctaactcaatatagctcattcaacagtatatatcacatacaaaaaaggggtgtggtaagttgttaaccatctgtcttgtgtcacataggttttacccaaagggcaggctgtccccccactttatccttcttaccataatgtttactgttgtgtttacctaaagatccccccaaggaccacattcctgaggatcaaaagactgacacccttctttgtctaggcaggaggacatggctcagacatttctcaaatgcaccttagtcaaaaagttccataacaaGGGTTGAGTTAGATTTAGTTGACAGGTATAGCTGGGTGTCATccgcatagcagtggaaatggATATTGAATTTACGAAAGATATGACCAAGAGGAAGTAGACAGATGATAAACAGAAGGGGCCCCaggacagagccctggggaacaccgggacagagccctggggaacaccGGGACAGCGCTCTGGGGAACACCGGGACAGCGCTCTGGGGAACACCgggacagagccctggggaacaccgggacagagccctggggaacaccgggacagagccctggggaacaccGGGACAGAACCCTGGGGAACACCgggacagagccctggggaacaccGGGACAGAACCCTGGGGAATACCGGTAATGACAGGAGATGGATGTGATTTGGATGACTTAAGTGCGGCCAGAGAGACAGGATTTAAACCAGTCCAAAGGTGTGTCAGTTATACCAATAGAGACTAGTCTGTCAAGGAGGATGTTATGAGAGATGGGGTCAAAGGTCGCACTCAGATCAAGGATGAGAATGGTTAATTGTCCAGATTCATATTGACCAGTGCTGTTTCAGTGCTATGGCAAGGGGCGGAAGCCAGATTGGAATTCTTCATAGAGGTTATTGTCAGAGGTAAGTGTGCATGAACCTGAGATGCAACAGTTTTTTCAAGGATTTTAGGTTAGAAATAGGACGGAGGTTATTGAAATTGTTGGGGTCTGCACCAGGTTTCCTAAGGATAGGAGTTATTGCAGCAGATTTTAGAGGTGAAGGAACAGTGCCAGAGGTGAGAGAATAATGTATAATGGTAGTTtttagggaggagagagagggtgagcaGGCTTTTACCAGGGTGGAAGTTAGAGGGTCTAGCTGACTGGTAGTTGGCTTTGACGTTTGAATAAGGTCAGATATTTCAGCAACAGAAGGAACCGAGAGTTGCAATAGACATTTGAGTACAGATTAGGTGCAAGAGAGTCTGGTTGTCATAAAATGTTGGTGACCATGAAGAACAGGGCTCTGGTATTTCCTTCACCTGAACTAATTAAGCCTGCATAATAAGTGGATCTTGTCAAATGTGTGAGAACTTTAAAATTCAAATGAGATTGCAGAACACATCAGTGAAAACAAAGTACATAAACTTTAATTGGCAAATTACTTTTAATACAACCAAActaacacaataataaaacaataacctTCATTGTTTAGCAGAACTTTATTGCTGCCTGTGGAGGTTGCCAGGTGTGGATGGACTTCACCAAGGATGCCTCATGAGCCCCAGCTTCATAAAGAAAACCACAGAAACGATAATGGAGGATAACTGCAGAGAGATGACAGAAAAACCATGACTTGAAGACATTATTGAAATACATAGTAAGCAAACAAagaatacttaaaaaaaatgaatggttCGTTCCTAATGGTGTACACTGTAGAAATACAGTACTACTTTACAGAACAGTTATTTCCAGTAATAGTCTGGTTTGAGCAGGTGTCCAGAGTGGCTCTGTTGATAGAGCCAGGGGTCGTGGGTTCATTTCCCATTGGGTGCCTATgccactctggataagagtctGCCAAAATACTCTAATGAATATTATAGAGATACCCATCTTTTGAATAGTAAGTGATAAATCCCCTATCAGCATATTGTAGCTTTCCAGTTACATAAAACTGCACTGTTGTAGTTCAGCATGGAAAACTATTGAGTACTACACATGgaaaagttatttattttaaggaaattgtttacaaaaataaacctTCAATAGTGAATCTAAATTCAATCAAATTATTAGTTGTGCTTTGTTAGAAACAGATGTCAACCTTGACAACTCTCACGCTCTGTCttttcttaatttattttacagctCAGGTGTCAAAATGGTTCTACTGAGGGCTGAGTATCAGCAGATTTTGGTTTTCACCTTGTACATTGACACGAATAACaagtaatgaataaaaaatgctaAGAATAACAATAATGTGTCTATTTACAGGAAGTACCAGGCTGCTGTGTGAAGGCACAGGTTGTGTAGGTTAATGAGCCTGTAGGTAACGGTAGCAACAGATGGGTAATAAACTGCAGTAATAGCAGCAGCCGTGCACATGGTGTACAAACTGTGGGTCTGGGATATCCGGGTTAGTTTGTTGGTGATGAGGATGCCAAGAACGTCCTGCTCCACTTCAGGCCTTTCAATATGGTTTGGGGCATTCTCAATCAAATGGTTGTCCTGACCCCATTCCTGCCGGCTGTCATGggtgatcaggcctaccaccatcGTGTCGGCAGTCAACTTGAGGGTGTTGAGGTGATATGATGTCATGCAGATGTGGTTGAACTTcagagtacaggaggggactaaGAATGCACCCCTCTCTGGCCCCCATGTTGAGGGTGATGTGTTTTAGCCTACCCTCACCACCTGAGGGCGACCTGTCAGGGAGTCAAGGGTCCAGTTGAAGAGGGAGGTGTTCAGTCTCTGGGTCCAGTGGAAGAGGGAGGTGTTCAGTCTCTGGGTCCAGTGGAAGAGGGAGGTGTTCAGTCTCAGGGTCCAGTGGAAGAGGGAGGTGTTCAGTCTCAGGGTCCAGTGGAAGAGGGAGGTGTTCAGTCTCAGGGTCCAGTGGAAGAGGGAGGCGTTCAGTCTCAGGGTCCAGTGGAAGAAGGAGGGGTTCAGTCTCTAGGTCCAGTGGAAGAGGGAGGTGTTCAGTCTCAGGGTCCAGTGGAAGAGGGAGGCGTTCAGTCTCAGGGTCCAGTGGAAGAAGGATGGGTTCAGTCTCTAGGTCCAGTGGAAGAGGGAGGTGTTCAGTCTCAGGGTCCAGTGGAAGAGGGAGGCGTTCAGTCTCAGGGTCCAGTGGAAGAAGGAGGGGTTCAGTCTCTAGGTCCAGTGGAAGAGGGAGGTGTTCAGTCTCAGGGTCCAGTGGAAGAGGGAGGCGTTCAGTCTCAGGGTCCAGTGGAAGAAGGAGGGGTTCAGTCTCAGGGTTCATAGCTATGTGATTTTGGAGGTCACTAGGATGTTGAACACTGAGCTGTAGTAGATGAACAGCTTTCTCACACAGGGATTTCTCttgtccaggtgggagaggcCAGTGATAAATGTAATCAAGACCACATCATCTGTGGATGTTGATGTAATGCTAACTTCCATGCTAACCAGGCTCCATTGAAACAGCTTAGCATCCTATTTTGAGGTGCAGCAgatcttttttaaataacatacttaagaaacaaaaacaaatgcaattaatACAGTGCTTTTCTAAAGCATAAAGTAATGGCTTGCAGAGCAAAATTATATTAACCTTTTAATACATATAATAACCAAATTTAGCCTATAGCATGCCTATTCAACCTGCATGAATCCAACACACTTTAAAACTACAGTAGACTTTCTGTTTGGTCAGAACTCTATTGGACAACTATCCACACCAGGCCaatgagaaaacatttgactgagGTTCTCCAGAGGACCTAAAAAGAGAAGCAAAGCTCACAGCCTACCTCCAGTATACATATGCAGGCAGCTGCTGATCCCAGGATTATGCTCTGCTCCCTGATCACTGTGATGACCTGAACAAAGCAACTCTGGGAGAAATATACAGGCCATATTTGCCAACAGGATTTCTGGCACAAGAGCACAGATGGATAGAACATAGTACAGTGAGGCGTTGAGGTTACTTACCTGTGATTGGATCAGGGTTGGAGTGATGGAGACACCGTCACAGTCTGCCACAGTCTTGTTCACACAGCACGTCTTAGGGTAGTTTAAACCCGTGGCTTTACTGAATACAGAGCCCTTGAAATCTACAGTTGAGTTCTCAAAGCCACAGCATTTGAACTAAGACAGGAAACCAAGACATTAGTTGTAAGAACTACTAGGATCCTCTTGTGGTCAAAGGAGCCATAGTTAAAGGGATATATTTCTCCGAAACAATCTGGAATTAAGATCACCATGTCTGTACTCAAAgtgatatttatatttgaaaataagtatttgtgtAAAGTATCCCTTAAAGTCAAGCCTAACAGTATTTTTCCCCATGAGAGCTTCACACCTGGATCATGACTGTGTTCCATGCTGTTGAGATGGGGTCTGTTGCTGCTGGGCCCATATATACAGTCTTCAGGGAATTTCTGCTGGCATCTCGTACCACTAAGGTCACCTGTATTTATCACAGCTTATTAAAAGGCATAGACTGGCTATGCTATATAAAACAATTCATGAAATAAATTCAAGAGCTCTAAATTATGGTACTGGATTCctgatataaatgtatatattgtatattattcTTACCAGATCCTGGTATGCCAAAACAAAGATAGTCCCAATGATTTCAGCAACAAACAGCATTGTcacaatgaaaaaaaactgttcagggtaaaaaagaaaaagcagagTTAACTAAAAAGCCTCCTACTGAAGAGTGCTGCCCTTACAGTTCTGCAGTAGTATAAGCCTGGAAATGTGGTCTCTCACCAGCAAAATGAAAACCCGGTTCTCTGTCCAAGCCCCACAGCAGCCGATGAGACCAGTGAAAGACAGCGCTGAGCCCATGCCCATGCAGATGTAACTGATGTAGAGGAGCTGAGCAGAGTAGGGGccaagaatatcaacaaaagTAGCTGCTCCATATCTGATCCATGCACCAAGCCCAAGCAGCACAAAGCCACTTATCTGGAGGTCAAAGATTTTTGGATAACAAGTGTATTTGGCATTAGCTGATACATTTAATGTGTGTTGTCAATCCAATTCTATGTCAATCCATTACAAGGATAGGTACACTAATATTGTTTTAAGTGTTTGGAGTGCATTTATGACAGGCCAAATGTATTGGAGATATCCTCTTATGtaatattcattttaatgataatttttttcttattttgtatatatatatacttacaACAAGTATCACACAAAGCAACAACATCAAATACCGCATCCACATATACAGTTTGTCATGTCTGGGAACTTGGTGAGTTCGATCTTCTGGAATCAGAAGACACATACCAAAGTCATTCATAACAGGATGCTTAAAATTGTGTTGCACTTCCCTATTTATGATGCCCTATTTATGATGTTCACATCCCTGAGCGCTACGCCAAGATAGGCCAGAATTTTCGATTTGAAGACTAGTGAAGTTGAGAAGGCAAAACATGAAAGAAAGTTGGCTGAGCCAATCTAGTTTGATCTTTTCGCTAATATTTTTAGATTTGTGTCTATTGCCAGATTCTAAATATAGAATACTTTAAAGGGAGGGCGGGGCAAAGTTATTCCAGATGCAACCTTCGGAATAGGCATTCCTAGAAAGGCATTCCTAAGGAAGGTCCTAGAATGCGCAATACTGCCTAATAGGATCTTCCTAGCTCGTGCTTGGCTCTACCCACCGTCTTTCCTAAATTCTGCTTACTAGTTGGCTTCACTCGACTTCACTAGCCTCCCACTGTGGGCTATCTTGGTTTAGTTAAAAACCATACTACAATGGTACAGTACAGTGTTTAATCACAATTACTTTACaccgatcagtcataacattatgaccactgacaggtgaagtgaataacactgataatctcgttatcatggcacctgtcagtgggtgaaatatattaggcagcaagtgaacattctgtcctcaaagttaatgtgttagaagcaggaaaaatgggcaatcgtaaggatctgagcaactttgacgaGGGCCCAATTGTGATGGcttgacgactgggtcagagcatctccaaaactgcagcccttgtgggttgttcccagtctgcagtggtcagtacctatcaaaagtggtccaaggaaggaaatgcAGTGACCCGGCGACAAGGTCAtgggccaaggctcattgatgcacttgGGGAACAAAGGCTGgaccatgtggtccgatccaacagacgaactactgtagctcaaactgctgaaaaagttaatgctggtactgatataAAAGTGTCAGCACACACATTGTATctcagtttgttgtgtatggggctgcgtagccgcagaccagtcagggtgcccatgctgacccctgtccactgctggaagtgcctacaatgggcatgtgagcatcagaactggaccacggagcaatggaagaaggtggcctggtctgatgaatcacgtttccttttacatcacatggatggccgggtgcgtgtgtgtcgcacacctggagaacacaaggcaccaggatgcactatgggaaggaggcatgCTGGCGGacgcagtgtgatgctttgagcaatgttctgctgggaaaccttgggtcctgccattcatgtggatgttactttgacacgtaccacctacctaagcattgttgcagaccatgtgctgaaacggtattccctgatggcattggcctcattcagcaggataatgcgccttgccacaaagcagaaatggtttaggaatggattgaggaacacaacaatgagttcaatgtgttgacttggcctccaaattccccaggtcTCATTCCAGTCAAGcatatgtgggatgtgctggacaaacaagtccgattcatggaggccccacctcgcaacttacaggactttaaggatctgctgctaacgtcttggtgccagataccacagcacgccttcagaggtctagtggagtccatgcattgacgggtcagggctgttttggcagcaaaagggggacctacacaatattaggcaggtggtcataatgttatggctgatcggtgtatatacacAGAGTTTGAATGTGTAGGGTAACATTAAGACAGTTTAGCTAACATAGCTTAGTTGGGAGAAAATTCAAAATCTAATAACCCGGATCTGTCTGGCTAACATTGAAGAAATGTACTGATCTAAGCGCAGAAGCAGATAGTT
This is a stretch of genomic DNA from Esox lucius isolate fEsoLuc1 chromosome 11, fEsoLuc1.pri, whole genome shotgun sequence. It encodes these proteins:
- the LOC105013428 gene encoding tetraspanin-16 isoform X3 is translated as MTPVGQADIERCLQQVGLNSKDRTHQVPRHDKLYMWMRYLMLLLCVILVISGFVLLGLGAWIRYGAATFVDILGPYSAQLLYISYICMGMGSALSFTGLIGCCGAWTENRVFILLFFFIVTMLFVAEIIGTIFVLAYQDLVTLVVRDASRNSLKTVYMGPAATDPISTAWNTVMIQFKCCGFENSTVDFKGSVFSKATGLNYPKTCCVNKTVADCDGVSITPTLIQSQSCFVQVITVIREQSIILGSAAACICILELSSIIVSVVFFMKLGLMRHPW
- the LOC105013428 gene encoding tetraspanin-16 isoform X2, whose translation is MWMRYLMLLLCVILVISGFVLLGLGAWIRYGAATFVDILGPYSAQLLYISYICMGMGSALSFTGLIGCCGAWTENRVFILLFFFIVTMLFVAEIIGTIFVLAYQDLVTLVVRDASRNSLKTVYMGPAATDPISTAWNTVMIQFKCCGFENSTVDFKGSVFSKATGLNYPKTCCVNKTVADCDGVSITPTLIQSQSCFVQVITVIREQSIILGSAAACICILEDAKLFQWSLVSMEVSITSTSTDDVVLITFITGLSHLDKRNPCVRKLFIYYSSVFNILVTSKIT
- the LOC105013428 gene encoding tetraspanin-16 isoform X1, translating into MTPVGQADIERCLQQVGLNSKDRTHQVPRHDKLYMWMRYLMLLLCVILVISGFVLLGLGAWIRYGAATFVDILGPYSAQLLYISYICMGMGSALSFTGLIGCCGAWTENRVFILLFFFIVTMLFVAEIIGTIFVLAYQDLVTLVVRDASRNSLKTVYMGPAATDPISTAWNTVMIQFKCCGFENSTVDFKGSVFSKATGLNYPKTCCVNKTVADCDGVSITPTLIQSQSCFVQVITVIREQSIILGSAAACICILEDAKLFQWSLVSMEVSITSTSTDDVVLITFITGLSHLDKRNPCVRKLFIYYSSVFNILVTSKIT
- the LOC105013428 gene encoding tetraspanin-16 isoform X4, coding for MTPVGQADIERCLQQVGLNSKDRTHQVPRHDKLYMWMRYLMLLLCVILVISGFVLLGLGAWIRYGAATFVDILGPYSAQLLYISYICMGMGSALSFTGLIGCCGAWTENRVFILLFFFIVTMLFVAEIIGTIFVLAYQDLVTLVVRDASRNSLKTVYMGPAATDPISTAWNTVMIQFKCCGFENSTVDFKGSVFSKATGLNYPKTCCVNKTVADCDGVSITPTLIQSQSCFVQVITVIREQSIILGSAAACICILEYVI